From a region of the Arachis ipaensis cultivar K30076 chromosome B09, Araip1.1, whole genome shotgun sequence genome:
- the LOC107615258 gene encoding uncharacterized protein LOC107615258 has product MGAIPFTKRILKAKLPKGFDKSTYIKYDRTKDSQEYLTIFEAKMNLEGAANAVRCKTFPVTLAGLTNKWFNALPNGSIASFDDVSKKFIAQFTTRIAKAKHPISLLGITKRKDELIRKYLDRFNDEWLTVDGLTDSVASLCLTNGLMNEDFRKHLTTKLVWTMHEIQNIAREYINDEQISQVVAANKRQHDTTAAKTTHHPKTPRKSISNPLPPAGRLGWKSSRIIPPIGLYHGDISPDSIARHSPKGMTVEGTDRR; this is encoded by the coding sequence ATGGGAGCTATCCCATTCACCAAGAGAATTCTAAAGGCCAAGCTACCAAAGGGTTTCGACAAGTCAACCTACATAAAGTACGACAGGACGAAGGACTCCCAGGAATACCTCACGATCTTCGAGGCCAAGATGAACCTGGAGGGAGCCGCCAATGCAGTTCGATGCAAGACTTTTCCAGTAACCCTAGCCGGCCTCACCAACAagtggttcaacgccctccccaaCGGCTCGATAGCCAGTTTCGACGACGTCTCCAAGAAGTTCATTGCACAGTTCACTACCAGGATTGCCAAAGCAAAGCACCCGATCAGCCTGCTCGGAATCACAAAAAGAAAAGACGAACTTATAAGGAAATACCTCGACAGGTTCAATGATGAATGGCTAACGGTCGACGGGCTCACGGACTCCGTGGCCAGCCTTTGCTTGACCAATGGCCTCATGAACGAAGACTTCCGTAAGCACCTCACTACCAAACTGGTCTGGACTATGCATGAAATTCAAAACATCGCAAGAGAATACATAAACGATGAACAGATAAGCCAAGTCGTGgccgccaataaacggcagcacGACACTACGGCTGCCAAAACAACCCACCACCCAAAGACACCTCGAAAGAGCATTTCAAATCCACTGCCCCCAGCCGGCCGCCTAGGGTGGAAAAGTTCACGAATTATACCCCCTATCGGCCTCTATCACGGAGATATATCACCAGATAGTATAGCAAGACATTCTCCCAAAGGCATGACAGTTGAAGGAACGGACAGGCGGTAA
- the LOC107619574 gene encoding transcription factor PIF3 (The sequence of the model RefSeq protein was modified relative to this genomic sequence to represent the inferred CDS: added 85 bases not found in genome assembly), translating to MAEKKLELFRAGMNPTSVYGNDCFLEQVMVKEGSSSSTSNSIITTKKKEEKDNNKHEAAAASQFSYTSLYNSSSSASTTTFKKLRIADSSLLNQQDFAAGKLMNFSTFLRPSMLRQNSSVSRDADNNKEEPFPEKQLKSVSNNNKRKVVDTGFCNEPLIEYSSVCSLGASTNNTHIYSRKQDLHDSTYSSENDEDIEDVTKDIKNARREGNNGVRRSRNAETHNLYERQRRDKINKKLRVLKDLIPNCNKVDKASLLDDAIEYLKALKLHLQIMTMGTGLCMPPMMLPTSSPTQQLQQLMGMRPGINIPCNMAQFNGIPPLPNGVGMFGFPNQFLPVIPPNPMSHAPFTTTTTTHPMLGNNNNKVNNLCTQPPLLQTTNNISALK from the exons atGGCTGAGAAGAAGCTTGAACTCTTTCGTGCTGGGATGAACCCAACCTCCGT tTACGGAAATGATTGTTTCTTGGAGCAAGTTATGGTAAAAGAAGGATCATCATCAAGTACAAGTAATAGTATCATAAcaacaaagaagaaagaagaaaaagataataataaacaCGAAGCGGCGGCAGCATCACAATTCTCATACACATCTTTGTATAATTCATCATCGTCAGCATCAACAACTACTTTCAAGAAACTAAGAATAGCAGACTCATCATTGTTAAACCAACAAGACTTTGCAGCAGGAAAGCTCAtgaatttttccacttttttAAGACCTTCAATGCTTCGTCAGAATAGTTCTGTTTCACGTGATGCTGATAACAACAAAGAAGAACCGTTTCCTGAAAAGCAGTTAAAATCTGTTAGCAATAATAATAAGAGGAAAGTGGTGGATACCGGCTTCTGTAACGAACCCTTGATAGAATATTCGTCTGTGTGTTCGCTTGGAGCGTCAACAAACAACACACACATTTATAGCCGGAAACAAGACCTCCATGACTCCACCTACTCAAGCGAG AATGATGAAGACATAGAAGATGTTAC CAGCGAAGAGACAAGATCAACAAGAAACTGCGCGTACTGAAAGATCTCATACCCAATTGTAATAAG GTAGACAAGGCTTCACTGCTTGATGATGCCATTGAATATCTTAAGGCCTTAAAACTTCATTTACAG atTATGACAATGGGAACCGGGCTATGCATGCCTCCAATGATGCTACCTACATCTTCTCCAACCCAGCAATTACAACAGTTAATGGGTATGAGGCCTGGAATTAACATCCCTTGCAACATGGCTCAGTTCAATGGTATTCCACCACTACCTAATGGAGTTGGCATGTTTGGTTTCCCTAACCAATTCTTACCCGTTATTCCGCCAAATCCAATGTCTCATGCACCTttcactactactactactactcatCCCATGCttggaaataataataataaggttaATAATCTTTGTACACAACCGCCACTACTTCAGACAACCAATAATATCTCAGCTCTAAAGTAG